CCAaactcatttatttcaaataccTAATCAAAATCGAACAATCTCGAACATCCAAATCGATTTTTCAAGGTAATCACCACTTCAAAACCCCTGAAAACTACATTAGCCAAGAATTCAGAGAAAGAAATATCCAAAGAGGACGAGAATTCAAGAACTCCCTGATAACtaataaatcattttagagagaaagagacagagagaaatcaaaattttcgttctctctctctaaaatctgaatttatttatcttcttGTTCGAGCCGACTGACATGGATGGAGGTAGCAAGGTCACATCCAGTACAGTGCGATTCATTTTGCAAGAACACGAAGAAAGAGAAACTGATTCTGTTACGTACTGATTATTGAACGGCCGTGTAATACACTCGCGCCAATTGTTGAATAACTAAAAGAGAGTGTTGTACACGCGCTAGTTTTAGCGCGTTTTCAGTtcattgcttttttttttcctttttttttaatttttctttttccaggCAAGTTGTATTtccgttttaaaatttgttttggaTTGAAATTATTGTCTTATGGATAAGATTAAAACCATGGATGAGGTGTTGCTATaaacaaatcttttttttttttttctttttttaatcttatattgaatatttatatattaatttatttcataaactATTTAGCTTAATAAGCGGTTAttcataatcatattattCGAGAACCCGATTAACTAGAAATATTTAACccaaatcatttataattttggattATAACAAAATGTTAGGAATCCCGACTCTCtagaatggtatgatattgtccactctgagtataagttctcatggttttgcttttgacTTCCCCAAACGGCCTCATTACAATGGAGATAGtactccttaatcgaggctcgaatcttttctctggagccctcgaacaaagggacaaagtacaccattttgttcgacactttagtcacttttgactacaacttcgaggctcacaattttttgttcgatatttgagaattctattgacatggctaagtttagggcatgactccgATCCcatattaggaatcacgactctccacaatgatatgatattgtccactttgagaccaaactctcatgactttgctctgggcttccccaaaacgtctcattccaatggagatagtatttctcgCTTaaaaacccatgatcttcccaATAATCCTCGACATAAAATTGGGTCGGGTTAAATCTCTTTTCGATTTTGGATGAGACAAATCGAAAATTCGGGTCAATTCTCGTGGGTTGACCGTTGTTTTGACCTAACCGACCCAAAAATAGAATTACAACCCGAACAACCCTACGTTATGCTTGGTTTTTCATTACtggcataaaaaaaaattatcttataCTATCAACTTAATTAACTATTGGTTTATATTAATTAGTCataaattgtatttaattaattaactattatttACCTTATCTcaatcctttaattttttttttgttaatattttaattaatttatatttatttaattattttaagggAGAAGTTATggaaattattcattaattaatttataattcaattataattatttattatatattattttattatgtaaaaGAGCTCAAAAGTTTGCATGGAATATTTGACTATGTttattatctaattaaatttatttattttaattataaaattaataatgacgGCAAATTTGTGACAATTCAATGAAAAATATgagttgtttttaaattattttaatataaaattaatgttcATTAATAAAAGTCAAAGGTAAAcgaacatataaaaaatatatatattattgaatttttaatttttaaaatttttatttttataaaatgcatgttattattattatttttatttgcttatgaggagaaaaaaaaaaacaaatatttattattattatagtaaatcattaattgaatattatattgcaaatataaaaatttgaatttttagaaattaaatttgttcgaacattaaaaaaaaaatcatttttcaaacaattatatttttatttatccatttaaattcaatgttatcattttaaaataataaaaggtaaaaaattcaatttttttgcacccgttatttatttttatggataagaaatgtttcaatttcatttcacgaacatttttaatttaaatatatatatatttatttattatcgaagatattaaaatttcaaatatttaatattcatatttgaaataatattaatcatcgaactttattttaatattttaatttgacattaaattaaagttaatCTCATCTTCATTATTTCATACCAAACGccaattttatgaaaataattttaatagaaaaaaaaaagtgaaaaagcataataaaataataattattgtatGTCTGACTCAGCAATTTAACTTTAATGTACACGTggcaaatgtaataaaatatttatataaaaaaaaaaaaaagccttttttttttctttcttttctgtctcttccattctttatttatatttatatatttataggtTTGTATATGTGTGAACGTGTGGTTGATGGGTTATGTGCTGAGTCAGATCCACGTAGGATCCAAATCTTATATTGGTTTAATCATTTGCTTAGTTTAAAGTTTAGGACGAtgacaaatacaaaataaaatgttcataaataaaattattgaaaattaaatataaatatatttaattctactaattaaatataaatatattttatccatttaaataagattaaatggataaatttaatgtaattatATTGCACTAATTaaatctgtatttttttttaacaaaaatatcctcgtattaaattaatcataattataattagcCAACTAATTATTGTTAATGActgaaattattgttttagttACTCTTATCTtgcctgtttttttttttttacatatttaaataaattaatttattaaatttaaatctgtATATATTTCATGattaaatttatggatattattaaaatttacattatagatttaattaacatatattaattatttttatattttatatttttctatttattggTCTAAAATCTAAGGAAAAAGGGTTATTGCATTAACCCTAATGGGCCATGAGGCCCATTAAAGATTGTTGGTAGTGGATCAGGCCCATCTACTAGTATTTCGTCTTTTAGTTTGGAGGCCTtggttgatatatatatatatatataattaattaattaatttaaaaaagtttaatttcgtgtctaatattatattagagaataaaattaattaatatttgatttattagttttaaaagcattaaaaaaactattaaataataaaaactgaGGGATTTTATGATATCGCATGTTGgtgggagaggagaacaaatcaccatttataaggttataagggtgtggaaaccttcccttagcgcgtttttaaagccttgaggggaatctcgaaagggaaagcccaaagagaacaatatctgctagcggtgagtctaggtcgttacaaatggtattagagccaaacaccggatgatgtgccttctcgctgttctccgaagggggtagacacgaggcggtgtaccagtaaggacgctaggccccaaagaggggtggatttgggggtggtcccacatcgattggaggaagaaaagagcgtcagcgaggacgctgggctccgaagggagggatggattgtgatgtcccacattggttggggagaagaacaaatcaccattttcgggggtgtggaaaccttccccgagtacaatatcttctagcggtggacttgggtcgttacagatttatagtattttttaaactcaagGGACTAAAGTGCTATTTTTGAAACCTACTGATCCAAACGAACATAAGAGTTACTCTCGAGatcacaaatatattttttttaattaaaataattagaatttattctatattgaaataaataaataataataatgcaaaaataagaaaataacaaaaatgataTTGGCAAGAAAATCCTTGGCCACACCTTCCCCATTACGGCCTTTTGAGGGCCCACCACAAAGTTTGACCCACAAATTAAGAACTATCcttcaaatgaaagaaaagcaTAACGGTACACGTGTTTCTCAACCGAACTAGTCGAGTTACTCTCGAGAGAGATCAGGTTTTTTATTCTCGAggaatcaatttttttctgaAGACGGTATACGATTGGATCAGGCAATTCTTTGTGAAACGAAAATCATTTCGTTCTCGAGAAATGATTGAATCAGACTGTTAGTTGTCATCTCACATCTGCAAACGAAAATGTTTAGAAACAATTGATACTAAGAATAATGTTCGGGTTGATTGGTTTGTCGTCATATAAAGCAGAAGATATTCACGTAAGAGATTGAATTTGATCGGTAACATGCACGATATGATTTTCTagtgatgtttttttttatatttaatatatttaaaattgaaaataaaaatatatatatttaaaaaaaaaaaaaaaaaaaaaaaaagtcaatttttattatttagttaagATGTATGATTGGAAATAAGGTAGAGCGGTTTCCGGCCTTTCGGCAGAGAACATGGTTTGCTGTACTTCTGTTGGCGACGAAACTTCACGCGCCGTCGTACCGCGTGGTTGGAGAGTCCACAAgattaatataacataaattatagttgcattttatgaaaataaaaaatttacttaaattttaatacataaaatatattttgattattaaaccttaaaaatttaataaaaaatttatataatacctttaaaattttaaaataatattaaaaatactttaaacttaaaataaaaattaaaaatacttttacgAGTAGCGAAAatagtttatatttatttcaaaaatacaatttcttgtttaataaatattgttcgggttcaaaaaatttaccattcgaattagtttaaaaaatgtctcaatttaatatgaatttaattatttattttgatttaaaaaaacaaatatttattaaactaaataaactCAGAATTATTTGGTtagagaaattatttaaaaaaattatgatgaGTAATAATTAGAATATAGTGGATTTTGGTATAAATACAATTAAACAGTGAGGATTATACCCAATTTGGTTACACAAAAATACAATACAACGCaacaaaatcataattaataacacgtaataagaataattcccgttatgaatatatatatacacgtacGTAcctgtaattaattaatttaaaaaattgaatacaTGAATGCGTATTAACTACTAATCACgacataatttatatttttataattaaaacgTATTTACTTTTTTCGTTCAACCGAGTTCCAAAACACGAGAGCACGAAGGAATAAACTTTTCGTATATATATGTTTGGTaaagttcatttttaatatcaaataaataaatgacttaaattttaaaaaaaaattattcaattacggctaaattaataaaataatacccTTTAAAAAGTCTgaataatacccttaaattaaatatatatatatatatatatatataaataaatattctccCAGTTAGTTAGGGAGGAAAATCGTTAatactttgtttaaaaaatgcctttaaattttcaaaaatgtctaaaaaaaactcttacattttagaaaatttcattaataatacagtaaatttttttaaaaactaaaaacaaaaatacagtGTTGAGAATTAAAGGTGGTCGCAAAAGTTGGGAGCCTCGAGAGTAGCAGAGGTCACAAAAGTTGCAATTAACGGTAGTCAcagtgttgaggattgttgagaaggAGTCTCACATTGTCTAAGGGGATAATCAcggtacatatcatatcattgtaggGGTATGTAGTTCTCAACACGGTGTCAGAGTCGGGTTTTTAACTtaatcatgtcaatagaatcctgaagtgtcgaacaaagaaattaggagtctcgaaagtgtagtcaaaagtgactcgaGTGTAGATCAAAGATGTATTTTGTTCAAGGACTCCAGTGAAAGAgtcgaacctcgattaaggggaggttgtccCACactggctaattaagggaatgattattatacaatatcatactattgtggaggttcgtggttCCTAATACATCAAAGGTAGGTGATAGTGAGTAACGTCCACCCTAGTGGAAGTGAAGGTAAAGTGGGAGGGTAGTTTAgtcattttcaaaagattacgagttaattactaattatttatttatttatgaaatttaattttgaacctTTTAACTCTAAATAACTTATTTctaatagttattttttacgatttttattttaaaaaattgttcaaaattaaataattaaaaaaagttgaataaaaCCGACTTggcttttataaataatttaataaaattcaatacgAAAACAAAACGTTTTctctaataaaaaaacaaaaacttgtaaaaaataaataaataaaaaaaataaaataaaaaaatcctttttttgAGCTGGCAATTAGTTGTTTAACAGCggtaaaaaagataattactCTGAAATTGGGaaacacaaataataaattttagtttaaattctaaatttaaattgaatttttaaccCAATATGggaatttgaacttttaaacaataaaataaagtcagtaaaaaaaattattaaacaaaaaaaaaacaaaaattcttttaacaaatttcgtcatttaatttttaaatttgtccGGTAAATTCACGAATCTTCAATTACgtatctaattattattatttactatcAACTTTACGTTTAATATATCGTGATTCATCCTTTAAAAATTCAGTGATCTGTTAGACATAAAAtcaacgttttaaaaacccttTAATACCCTTTATGACGTACCACGACACCGAACATTCTAATATCTACTagatactttttttaaattcaataatatgtaGAACGAGGAATTTGGACATATAATTTCTAGGTTAAAATTACCTATTAACTTAGCTCGTGTTAGctagttgaactatgctcGTATTAGctatcaaacattttttttaagacttACCCATTTGTTAAAACGTTAACCTTCAGGTTTGTATCAATTTTAACGTTtcaatagtaaaaaaatatatgaataaatcgAGACTATATACGAACGATTATTACTAGTACCAACAAGATGCACTTAATGATAGAAacttcaaacaatttttttataattttgtgtaGGAAGACCGGTGTCGATCCTTGGTGTTATTACTAAGATCGAGGCTAATTTCGGGAACTACCcgaaacaaaattgaaaatttatagaccaaaaaaaaaaattaagggaagaagaatgttcatattttctagagagagaaagagagattgaataaaaaaataccaaaaaaaaaaaaaaaaccatataaACCCaactctgtttctctctccgcCATCCTCAGCGGCGGTTCCGCACGTTAACCGACGCGCcgccctctctctctcctcttcttgAACGCCCATAGTCGTCACCTTCCCCCTTAAAAAGTCCAAATCCGCGAACCCTCTTTGTTCAAGcttctttttccttaaaatctttcttattttctagagagagaaaaagggcTCTGTTTTCGTTGAGgttcttctctgtttcttgAACTCTTCAATGGCGACGAACCATTTCTCCTTCAAAGCCGGTAGGCTAAATCTTTATACCATCACTTTAGTTACGATTCTCTGCGCCGCCTTTTACCTCGTCGGCGTTTGGCAACATTCCGTCGGAAAATCCATCGTTTTTTCTAACGGAAATTACGCCTGTACCACCGTCGCCGCCACCCAGAATTCCACCGCCGACTTCACCGTCGACCTTGATTTCACCGCCCATCACACCGCCTCCGATCTCAAAGTCGTTACAAAAGCGCGTAATATTCAACTCCCACCGTGCGAGGGGAAGTATAGCGAATACACCCCCTGCGAGGATCGGGAAAGGTCGCTGAAATTCAACAGGGATCGGTTGATTTACCGAGAACGTCACTGCCCAGTCGCCGGCGAGATTCTTAAATGCCGGATTCCGGCGCCGGCAAACTACAAGGTTCCGTTCCGTTGGCCGGAGAGCCGGGATTTCGCATGGTTTTCGAATGTTCCGCACAAGGAATTAacggtggagaagaagaaacagaattGGGTTCGGTACGAGAAAGACCGGTTCAGATTCCCAGGCGGCGGCACCATGTTCCCTCACGGCGCCGACGCCTACATCGACGATATCGGAAAACTGATCAATCTCGCCGACGGGTCTATCAGAACCGCCGTGGACACCGGCTGTGGGGTACGTAACGATttttgaactaatttttttgaacCGGCCGGTCGAACTCAAATTCATcgaattaatatttattaggaAAATATTCAGAAATTGATTTATTTCCATAGGAGATTTTTTTCATGTGATTTATGGaaaattccaaatttaaataacttgTTTTTATTGGTGGGACGACTgccaaaaaatgaaattcagtTAGGgactttttattaaattaaagaaagtaagaaaaatagCAAATTGCACCataattctattattattgCTGTTTTTTACTGCATTTTTGGCTTCTTCACTCCTCTAACAATAATATTGATTAGTTGAGGggtcaaattataaatttatttaatttgtattttgaaagaaaaaagaaaaaaaataataaattagtgatataaatcattattattgtttaaaaaaggCTGAAAATTAGAGATATAAATGGAAGAATTCTGGATTTATTTGTGCATTGGTAGACATGGATGCATGCGATTATATCAAgtggattttaattttagctGATTTAAATagtgtgattttttttttttaatttacatttgaaagaaaaaaatggcaaAAAATATGAACGTGCactgaaatttaaataaaaaaggaaatttccAAACAAGGAATAGAATCTGTCATCATTAAATTGCAATTTAGTCCCTCAACTATTGTTTTATGTCAAAAAGATCCTTCCCctctcaatttattttatgtttaataagttattagcatataaaaaaaattaaacctaaATTTGATGGTTTAAGCATCTACTAATCATAAATTAGGAGTTAATGTGGATTTGTATTGTGTTTTTGGTCAGGTGGCGAGTTGGGGAGGATACTTGTTGTCAAGGGACATATTGGCAATGTCATTTGCACCTAGAGACACTCATGAAGCACAAGTTCAATTTGCGCTCGAGCGTGGAATCCCCGCTCTAATTGGAGTTCTCGCTTCGATCAGACTCCCCTATCCTTCTCGAGCTTTCGACATGGCACATTGTTCTCGTTGCCTCATTCCCTGGGCTCAATCTGGTATTTTCTACTTCTGTTTTCGTTCCTACTTTGAACTTGATTTTTCGTTCGTTCGTTCATTCGTTCATCTTCTGTGTTGAGTAGAAGGGATGTATTTGATCGAGGTTGATAGAATTCTAAGGCCTGGTGGATACTGGATTCTCTCTGGACCACCTATAAACTGGGAAAGCCACTGGAAAGGTTGGAACAGAACGACCGGGGATCTCCAAGACGAGCAGTCGAAGATCGAGGTTGTGGCCAAAAGCCTATGCTGGAAAAAATTGAAGCAGAAGGGTGACATTGCCATTTGGCAGAAACCAACCAACCATATTCACTGTAAAAGGAATCGCAAGGCCTTGAACGTCCCCGACTTCTGCAAGGGAGGGCAGGACCCCGACACCGCATGGTTCGTAAACACTGTTtgctttgattctttttctagAGGTATTCAAAAAGATGCTCAAGCCCTTGCTTTGTTTCTAAGTGCAGGTACACTAAGATGGAGCCTTGTTTGACCCCACTTCCTGAAGTGTCCGACATAAAGGAAACTGCTGGCGGGCAGCTGCTCAACTGGCCGAAGAGACTCACTTCTGTTCCACCAAGAATAAGCAACGGGAGTTTTAAGGAAATCACAGCACAAAACTTTACTGAAAATACAGAGCTATGGAGAAAGAGAGTAGCACATTACAAGGCCTTGGACAACCAGCTTGCTGAGCCAGGGAGGTACCGCAATTTGCTCGACATGAACTCGTTCTTGGGTGGCTTCGCAGCTGCCCTTATCGACGATCCGCTCTGGGTTATGAACGTTGTCCCAGTTGAAGCAGATTTTAACACCCTTGGAGTCATATACGAACGGGGACTTATAGGAACATATCAAAATTGGTATGTATTCAGTATTACTGCATTCTTTCATAGTTTAGTCTATATATTCTCACTTTGCATTAATTGTTCGTAGGTGCGAGGCAATGTCAACATATCCTCGAACATATGACTTCATTCATGGCGATTCAATCTTCAGTATGTACAAGAGCAGGTAAATTAGACCATGCAGCTTTTACGAGATTCTATCATGAAATTGAATTTCGAGCTCAAAACTAACTCGAGAGAGAATTATACCTGGGTTGCAGATGTGAAATAGAGGATATTCTGCTGGAAATGGACCGAATTCTGCGACCACAAGGCAGCGTGATCCTCAGAGACGATGTCGATGTGTTGGTAGAGGTCAAGAGCATTGCAGAGGGTATGCAATGGAATTGCAGAATCGCAGATCATGAGAAAGGACCCCATCAGAGAGAGAAGATACTAGTGGCAACCAAGCAGTATTGGACTGCACCTGCACCTGAAGAAGataatcaagaaaagaaaacatcttCTGAGAGTTAGCAGAGTCCCGATGTATCGATTCGAATCCGTTCcgtctttcctttttcctttctaatcTTTGGGGTCAATAACAGTTCTTataaattcttcttttttttttNtttttttttttttttttttttttttttttttttttttttttttttttttttttttttgtttcaatacCCATTTTCTTGTGAAAGGGGCGCTTCCAGAGGTTTGATCATATTGCCTGATATAACTGCTGCTGAAAATGGCAATGAAATCGTTAGTGTTGATATACTCTTGTACAAACAGAAGTGCGGTATAAGATTTCAAACCCATGAAAGATGCATTAATAAACAGTCTGTAATATGCTTACAAACAAATTCTATATCATATTCTCATGCAACCTTGAAGTCAACGTTTTCCCACGAACTCGACATCGACAGACTGTCGAGAACAGCTTCGATGTTTCGTATAGTACAAATGGAACATTGCAAGACTCAAACGTTGAAATTCCTTTGTGATAATGATAAAACATGGACGTTGACCAAACAACTTTTGTCAGGATTCAAATCTGACACagaatataattaatgaaGTCAACGAAGTTAAACAGAcataatcaatcaatcaatcaatcatcTAATAAGAAACATAGATTAAGATCATTCAAACAGCCTCTTGGTTAGCTTTTTCAAAgaattcttgtttcttttagcCACCGACAGACCTATTCATATACATAAACTAAATTGAGCTTGAGAACCTGTCTGCATGACCACCCATTGGTTCAGTTGGGTTCAAAAGTGGTAGGTGGAAAATgctatattatattatctcCACATACAAGGCTTCGTGCTTGCCAGTGAGGCCGAGATCTCTCAACATCATTGAACCATCTTCAACTCCAAAGGCGCACCTGGGATATGGCCTTACCTGTTCATCAAGAATTATAGATGTGACACTTAATGTGATCGTGAACGTGTTCATTGAAAGCGAAAATGTAATCAACAAACAGTAAAGGTACAACGTCATGGTCGTGGTTGAAATTTGAAACCTAAAACAATTAGAAACTTTGCAGTCAAggtttcaaatacaaaatgacagaCCAACAGCAAAATCCAAGCGCTTACTGCAGTATTATGGCTACCAAGTTAGCAGCTGTTCTAGGAGTCAAGGGCAGGAGATAAGTGACTTGCTTACCACTTTATATGTGCCAGGCTGCATAGCCAATTTGTCAGCAATGAAGTTGAAAAGAAGcttcaaaaacaagaaagcCGAAGTCAGTTGAGGATGACAAAAAAGGCTAAATATAAGTTATGTTAAAATGTCAAAACATAAGGGAGTGAATTGAAAAATGCCATAATCAAAATTCTAGCAATCCTACTGAGCATCCATGAAATTTTACTTGAAGCCTGTCTGAATTAAGAAAGCGGCGCTGATGGCAACGTCCATCTGGCATTCGAAGAAGAAGGGTTACTGAATCTTTATTATCTATTTCTGGTTCCGGAGGAAATGGTGCTTCTTGCACAGCTAAATTTCTTCCAGTGTCCTGTTACACGTAAGATAGAGAAGATTTAATGTTAATACTTGCCTATCTTCaaacagagagagaagttTGATTTGATCAATTATTACAATACATTGAAAAAGGTTTAAATCATCTTGATCTCTGAACACAATACAGAAGGACGATATTCGGTATAAGAACAGTTAGTACAGAATTTGATGCAGTAGAATTAGtgattaattagatattttgataaattccTTGGTTAATTAGGTTTAGGATTAGTGTATTTGGTTAATTAGGATTatgatttgtttgtttcccaatgctctataaatagagaattgtCTTCTTGTATTCAATAACCTTTTGATTCATA
This portion of the Cucurbita pepo subsp. pepo cultivar mu-cu-16 chromosome LG08, ASM280686v2, whole genome shotgun sequence genome encodes:
- the LOC111800349 gene encoding probable methyltransferase PMT15 translates to MATNHFSFKAGRLNLYTITLVTILCAAFYLVGVWQHSVGKSIVFSNGNYACTTVAATQNSTADFTVDLDFTAHHTASDLKVVTKARNIQLPPCEGKYSEYTPCEDRERSLKFNRDRLIYRERHCPVAGEILKCRIPAPANYKVPFRWPESRDFAWFSNVPHKELTVEKKKQNWVRYEKDRFRFPGGGTMFPHGADAYIDDIGKLINLADGSIRTAVDTGCGVASWGGYLLSRDILAMSFAPRDTHEAQVQFALERGIPALIGVLASIRLPYPSRAFDMAHCSRCLIPWAQSEGMYLIEVDRILRPGGYWILSGPPINWESHWKGWNRTTGDLQDEQSKIEVVAKSLCWKKLKQKGDIAIWQKPTNHIHCKRNRKALNVPDFCKGGQDPDTAWYTKMEPCLTPLPEVSDIKETAGGQLLNWPKRLTSVPPRISNGSFKEITAQNFTENTELWRKRVAHYKALDNQLAEPGRYRNLLDMNSFLGGFAAALIDDPLWVMNVVPVEADFNTLGVIYERGLIGTYQNWCEAMSTYPRTYDFIHGDSIFSMYKSRCEIEDILLEMDRILRPQGSVILRDDVDVLVEVKSIAEGMQWNCRIADHEKGPHQREKILVATKQYWTAPAPEEDNQEKKTSSES